A region from the Tahibacter amnicola genome encodes:
- a CDS encoding carbohydrate kinase family protein — protein MRGEHRRHIVCFGEVLVDFLAQPLPSPDAPRAFLQFAGGAPANVAVAVARLGGQSEFLGMTGADMFGDFLVESLERAGVETRGIRRTTDARTALAFVALDADGERSFSFYRPPAADLLYRSEHFPADVFARASALHVCSNSLTETAIAATTQHAIASARRDGALVSFDMNLRPALWSPQVDPLPRLWEVLSCADIVKLARTELEFLAAGEGEAAVLRRLWTGSTRLIVITDGAADIRWYTSQRQGQLDTFRLRALDTTAAGDAFVGGMLYHLAEQGVDAAGLAEFLSGTTAVEQTLRFAAAVGGLTVTRHGAFAAMPALADVTQLIEGRYAHTA, from the coding sequence ATGAGGGGCGAGCACCGCCGCCATATCGTCTGCTTTGGCGAAGTGCTGGTGGATTTTCTCGCCCAGCCTCTGCCATCACCGGACGCGCCGCGTGCCTTCCTGCAGTTCGCTGGCGGCGCGCCTGCCAATGTCGCCGTCGCCGTGGCCCGGCTGGGCGGGCAGTCGGAATTTCTCGGCATGACCGGCGCCGACATGTTCGGCGATTTCCTCGTCGAGAGCCTTGAGCGGGCGGGTGTGGAAACCCGTGGCATCCGGCGCACGACGGATGCCAGGACGGCGTTGGCCTTCGTCGCCCTCGACGCCGACGGCGAGCGCAGTTTCAGCTTCTACCGGCCACCCGCCGCCGACCTGCTGTATCGGTCCGAACACTTTCCCGCAGACGTGTTCGCCCGCGCGAGCGCGCTCCACGTCTGCTCAAACAGTCTCACCGAGACAGCGATTGCCGCGACGACGCAGCACGCCATCGCGTCTGCTCGGCGCGACGGCGCGCTGGTCAGCTTCGACATGAATCTGCGCCCGGCGCTCTGGTCGCCGCAGGTCGACCCCTTGCCACGGTTGTGGGAGGTTCTGTCCTGTGCCGACATCGTGAAACTCGCACGCACCGAGCTGGAGTTCCTGGCTGCGGGCGAGGGGGAGGCAGCGGTGCTGCGGCGTCTATGGACGGGCAGCACCCGATTGATCGTTATCACCGACGGCGCGGCGGATATCCGCTGGTATACATCGCAACGTCAAGGACAATTGGATACATTTCGCCTTCGAGCGCTCGATACCACGGCCGCAGGGGATGCCTTTGTGGGAGGCATGCTGTACCACCTGGCAGAGCAGGGTGTCGACGCAGCCGGTCTTGCGGAATTCCTGTCCGGGACGACAGCGGTGGAACAGACCCTGCGCTTCGCCGCAGCCGTCGGTGGCCTTACCGTGACGCGACACGGCGCATTCGCCGCAATGCCGGCCCTGGCGGACGTGACGCAACTGATCGAGGGTCGCTATGCACACACAGCCTGA
- a CDS encoding AGE family epimerase/isomerase — MHTQPDFRSPTFLRAHIAHTMAFYHPRAIDPDGGFFHYFLDDGSIYDRSHRHLVSSTRFVFNYAMAYREFGSQAYRDAAVHGLNYLHQVHRNAQTGGYAWTIRDGKPEDTTNHCYGLAFVLLAYATALKAGIESARPVIGETWDLLEKHFWEPGPGLYRDEADAFWNFSTYRGQNANMHLCEALLAAYEATLEQRYLARALALADAMTRRQSAQSNGLVWEHYDANWQIDWEYNLDNPRHLFRPWGFQPGHQTEWAKLLLILDRHVRADWLVPTARHLFDTAVERSWDKRRGGMYYGFAPDGSVCDDDKYFWVQAESFAAAALLAERTGDAAYWDIYTKLWAYAWEHFVDHRWGAWYRILDAENRAYSAEKSPAGKTDYHTMGACYEVLYRQSPVGQLQREAACVTS; from the coding sequence ATGCACACACAGCCTGATTTCCGCTCGCCGACGTTCCTGCGCGCCCACATCGCGCACACGATGGCGTTCTACCATCCGCGCGCCATCGATCCCGATGGCGGGTTCTTTCACTATTTCCTCGACGACGGCTCGATCTACGATCGCAGCCACCGTCACCTGGTGAGCAGCACGCGTTTTGTCTTCAACTACGCGATGGCCTATCGCGAATTCGGCAGCCAGGCCTATCGCGACGCGGCGGTGCATGGTCTGAACTACCTGCACCAGGTGCATCGCAATGCGCAGACCGGGGGCTACGCCTGGACGATCCGCGACGGCAAGCCCGAGGACACGACCAACCATTGCTATGGCCTCGCCTTCGTCCTGCTGGCCTACGCCACTGCGCTCAAGGCCGGCATCGAATCCGCCCGCCCGGTGATCGGCGAGACCTGGGACCTGCTCGAGAAACACTTCTGGGAACCGGGCCCCGGCCTGTACCGCGATGAAGCGGACGCCTTCTGGAACTTTTCCACCTATCGCGGCCAGAACGCCAACATGCACCTGTGCGAGGCGCTGCTGGCGGCCTACGAGGCGACGCTGGAACAGCGCTACCTGGCTCGTGCGCTGGCCCTGGCCGATGCCATGACACGTCGCCAGTCGGCCCAGTCCAACGGCCTGGTCTGGGAACACTACGACGCGAACTGGCAGATCGACTGGGAATACAACCTCGACAACCCGCGTCACCTGTTCCGCCCCTGGGGCTTCCAGCCCGGCCACCAGACTGAATGGGCCAAGCTGCTGCTCATTCTTGACCGCCACGTGCGCGCCGACTGGCTGGTGCCGACGGCGCGTCACCTGTTCGACACCGCGGTCGAGCGGTCCTGGGACAAACGTCGCGGCGGCATGTACTACGGCTTCGCGCCGGACGGATCGGTCTGCGACGACGACAAGTATTTCTGGGTCCAGGCCGAATCGTTTGCAGCGGCGGCGCTGCTGGCCGAGCGCACCGGTGATGCGGCCTATTGGGATATCTACACAAAGCTGTGGGCCTACGCCTGGGAACACTTTGTCGACCACCGCTGGGGCGCCTGGTACCGCATCCTCGATGCGGAGAACCGCGCCTACAGCGCCGAGAAGAGTCCGGCAGGCAAGACCGACTACCACACCATGGGCGCCTGCTACGAAGTGCTGTATCGCCAAAGTCCCGTGGGCCAGCTGCAGCGGGAGGCCGCATGCGTCACATCCTGA
- a CDS encoding glycoside hydrolase family 47 protein, producing MRHILKWLTAVVFLGASFSSAAVTPAKPMSDAQAAKLAQRVKAETRHAWRGYWRHARGHDALKPLSRQPHDWYATSLMMTPVDALDTLILMGLSKEARQAQELITTQLSFDHDIYVKQFEVTIRLLGGLLSAYQLTHDPKLLALAQDLADRLLPVFGSPTGLPYVEVNLRTGAVRGKVSNPAETGSLLLEFGLLSRLSGKPVYYEKAKRALVETYARRSPLGLVGAGIDVETGKWTDASSHIGGGIDSYYEYLWKCWLLFGDVECRQMWEASIPAVNRYLADEQGGDLWYGHADMHSGERVRTQYGALDAFFPALLALAGDTDRARRLQASSMKMWRLHGTEPEALDYARMSVRGAEYPLRPEIVESAYYLWHFTGDVRYREEGRELFNDFVRRCRTASGYAALADVVSGRQKDEMESFLFAETFKYFYLLFAPREALDFRAIVFNTEAHPLRLPATGTASHAAPPRADQQPGR from the coding sequence ATGCGTCACATCCTGAAATGGCTTACGGCTGTTGTCTTCCTGGGGGCCTCGTTTTCCTCGGCAGCCGTGACGCCGGCGAAGCCGATGAGCGATGCGCAGGCCGCAAAGCTGGCACAACGCGTCAAGGCGGAGACGCGCCATGCCTGGCGCGGCTACTGGCGCCACGCGCGCGGCCATGACGCGCTGAAACCCTTGAGCCGGCAGCCGCATGACTGGTACGCCACGTCGCTGATGATGACCCCTGTGGATGCGCTCGACACGCTCATCCTGATGGGGCTTTCCAAGGAAGCACGCCAGGCGCAGGAACTCATCACGACGCAGCTGTCCTTCGATCACGATATCTACGTCAAGCAATTCGAGGTCACGATCCGCCTGCTCGGTGGATTGCTGTCGGCGTACCAGCTCACCCACGATCCGAAGCTGCTCGCACTGGCGCAGGACCTCGCCGATCGGCTGTTGCCGGTTTTTGGTTCGCCGACGGGGCTGCCGTATGTCGAGGTGAACCTGCGCACGGGAGCGGTGCGCGGCAAGGTCAGCAATCCGGCAGAGACCGGCAGCCTGCTGCTCGAATTCGGCCTGCTCAGCCGGCTCAGCGGCAAGCCGGTCTACTACGAAAAGGCCAAGCGGGCCCTGGTGGAAACCTATGCACGGCGTTCACCGCTGGGCCTGGTTGGCGCTGGCATCGATGTGGAAACCGGAAAGTGGACCGACGCCTCCAGCCACATCGGCGGCGGCATCGATTCCTATTACGAGTACCTGTGGAAATGCTGGCTACTGTTTGGCGACGTCGAGTGCCGCCAGATGTGGGAGGCCAGCATCCCGGCCGTCAACAGATACCTCGCTGACGAACAGGGCGGTGACCTGTGGTACGGCCACGCCGACATGCACAGCGGCGAGCGCGTGCGCACGCAGTACGGCGCGCTGGATGCCTTCTTTCCCGCACTGCTGGCGCTGGCGGGCGATACGGATCGTGCCCGGCGCCTGCAGGCCTCCTCGATGAAAATGTGGCGTCTGCACGGCACCGAGCCGGAAGCCCTCGACTATGCCCGCATGAGCGTGCGTGGCGCCGAATATCCGCTGCGGCCGGAAATCGTCGAGTCGGCTTACTACCTGTGGCACTTCACCGGTGATGTGCGCTACCGCGAGGAAGGACGCGAGCTGTTCAACGATTTCGTCCGCCGGTGCCGGACTGCATCGGGCTATGCGGCGCTGGCGGATGTCGTCAGCGGCCGCCAGAAAGACGAAATGGAAAGCTTCCTTTTCGCCGAAACCTTCAAATACTTCTACCTGCTGTTCGCGCCGCGCGAGGCGCTGGATTTCCGTGCAATTGTCTTCAACACCGAGGCGCATCCGTTGCGCTTGCCCGCGACAGGTACTGCGTCGCACGCCGCGCCGCCCCGGGCGGACCAGCAGCCCGGGAGGTAG